ACGTCGGAAACTTCACTGTAGCCTTCAAGCGTCGTACGCGGCATGTTTTCACTCAGCGGGTCTCCGTTCGGATTCGCATTCTTCACACTGAACACCAGCGCAAAATCGATTTTGTTTTCAAGTACAGCCATCTTATTCCTCCGTTTCCATTGTTACCGTTTTTGAGTCGGCATCGTTTTTCTTCACATAAAAATCTTTCGATTGGCATTGAAAGCCCAACAAATATTCCCCCGATAACGGCGCGTCCGAAATATAATCGTCGGCAACGAATAAAACGGTAATATCCCTGATACGGCCTTCAAACCAATTACGTAATCCGGGTTCCAACTGCCGTTTATACGGAATTAATTTTTCGTACAGCATTTTCCATGTTGAAGCCGGGCGCGCAGCGAAACGCTGTAAATACCGCATCGCGTTGGTATCCCGCTCCGCTCCCATTTTCTTCAACACACTCCGTTCTACGGCATCTGCTGCGGCGAGCAATCTGCCGTACAGATAGTCCCTATCCGTTCTGTTTTCTTCCAGAGCCACTGTATATCCCTCCACTGTGTGATTGTATTTATACACCGCGCAGGCGGTATTCAAAACCTGATCCCTTTCAAAACCCTTTTTGTACAGCGCTAACTTCGACGCACGGCAAACGCAACGCCGTTCGATTTCTTTCGGAATCGGTTTCCGATCGAGAATGCAGGACACGAGCCTTTCAACCGTTTTTTCTTCCTGCTTGGGTTTTATACGCTCTCCGTATGCGGCTTTTGCAATTTCTTTCGGAGACGGCGAACTGATCGTCGAAATCACGCACCCAACCTTCGGATCCGCAGTATCTCTTTTCCAATACGTATAAAACCACGCCAAACCGGAGTGCCAGACGTTCAGCATATCAATAAAATCCGTCTGTGCGATTTCCCGATATAAAACGATCGACATCCGTCCGGGAGTCGCCGCGTTTATTCCCATAATCATATTCTTACCGGGATTCCGGATATCCGCGTAATAACCGTGCAGACTGCGGTTTACGGCGGAAGCGAACGCGGCGTCCGTCGTATATTCGACGTCTTCGTCACCATACAGATCGAGCCCGCCGCAAAGTA
This sequence is a window from Treponema brennaborense DSM 12168. Protein-coding genes within it:
- the cas8c gene encoding type I-C CRISPR-associated protein Cas8c/Csd1, with the translated sequence MSWITELRDVYDAVAGGGSSADSKPLPLYHIQNNAQITVVLDGEGNFRAAKLIDPKDRKERATCMPCTEKSAARTASIAPYPLCDKFEYVAGDYGRYSDGKNLSEKNGEFLTQLEGWCRSPFSDPKIESIFAYVKKGTLITDLIEKARLFSLDEKGNLAEELTDFIRWEVELPGDPVSAVWKDTSLQSKWVRYYESLGECRALCYACGKDAVILDLHPAKLRNSGDKAKIISANDDQNFTFRGRFHTAQEACQISADVSFKAHNALRWLIEKQGTRVGDGLTFVEWSAAGNVPPPVLCGGLDLYGDEDVEYTTDAAFASAVNRSLHGYYADIRNPGKNMIMGINAATPGRMSIVLYREIAQTDFIDMLNVWHSGLAWFYTYWKRDTADPKVGCVISTISSPSPKEIAKAAYGERIKPKQEEKTVERLVSCILDRKPIPKEIERRCVCRASKLALYKKGFERDQVLNTACAVYKYNHTVEGYTVALEENRTDRDYLYGRLLAAADAVERSVLKKMGAERDTNAMRYLQRFAARPASTWKMLYEKLIPYKRQLEPGLRNWFEGRIRDITVLFVADDYISDAPLSGEYLLGFQCQSKDFYVKKNDADSKTVTMETEE